The Sedimentisphaera salicampi genome includes a region encoding these proteins:
- a CDS encoding metallophosphoesterase has translation MKKFRKRDVPLYIVSDLHIGSGKSRDNFSCPDKMAEFHRFLNEVDKEDGQIIILGDFMDLWRFSFKSILKKHDELISRLGEMDCYLIPGNHDLSLNNPEFHRSKYPLFDNITYPFSMKIGERDIAFWHGHEMDMLNKYIRPSFGKTLGHSVLPVEHFARGQIFNSDVIVEGFFRVESFLLAIWNTVVDTFIDAETGLEKISPELIFSLLARKHNAKRIRKFEHQSSQQGKTVISAHTHQAGMFGNWYFNSGSWTTSKSDFLKIWPTGNIDVLKWNSGSQAVNNRILA, from the coding sequence ATGAAAAAATTTCGAAAAAGAGATGTACCGCTTTACATAGTCAGTGATCTTCACATCGGCTCGGGCAAGAGCAGGGACAACTTCTCCTGTCCGGACAAGATGGCAGAATTCCATCGTTTTCTCAATGAAGTTGACAAGGAAGACGGCCAGATTATCATCCTCGGCGATTTTATGGACTTGTGGAGATTCAGCTTTAAGAGCATACTCAAAAAACACGACGAGCTTATCTCCCGTTTGGGTGAGATGGACTGCTACCTTATCCCGGGGAATCACGACCTTTCACTGAACAACCCTGAATTCCACCGCAGCAAATACCCGCTGTTTGACAATATTACCTATCCGTTCTCAATGAAGATTGGTGAGAGGGACATAGCTTTCTGGCACGGCCACGAGATGGATATGCTCAACAAATACATCAGGCCGTCTTTCGGGAAAACGCTCGGGCATTCTGTCCTGCCGGTGGAGCATTTCGCAAGGGGGCAGATATTCAATTCGGATGTGATTGTGGAAGGATTCTTCAGGGTTGAGTCGTTTCTGCTGGCTATATGGAATACTGTTGTGGATACATTCATTGATGCAGAAACAGGGCTCGAAAAGATATCGCCGGAACTCATCTTCAGCCTGCTGGCAAGAAAACACAACGCAAAAAGAATCAGGAAATTTGAGCACCAGTCTTCCCAGCAGGGCAAAACTGTGATCTCAGCACATACTCATCAGGCGGGTATGTTCGGCAACTGGTATTTCAACAGCGGATCATGGACAACTTCGAAATCTGATTTTCTCAAAATATGGCCGACGGGAAATATCGACGTTCTAAAATGGAATAGCGGCTCGCAGGCTGTGAACAACAGAATCCTCGCCTGA
- a CDS encoding carbon starvation protein A encodes METLILLAVCFAGYIVAYNTYGRFLARKIFRLDNKREVPSRKINDGIDYVPSKRGIIFGHHYTSIAGTGPIVGPAIGIIWGWLPAVLWILLGSIFMGAVHDFGSLVVSMRNEGRSVSEAAAKYINKRVRFIFFAVVFLTLLIVIAVFGVVIASVFTLFPNSVIPVWLQIPIAVVLGKAVYKMGANVNISTAAAVIAMYLMIIAGSYFPIEIPAVMGIPSSGVWVILLLIYAWIASTLPVTTLLQPRDYINAWQLFIALTLLIAGAVFSGFSTDFAISAPMINKDVPDTTPALWPFMFVIIACGAVSGFHSLVASGTSPKQVEKESDSLFVGYGSMLLEGVLALLVIVCVSAGIGMALEVDGQILTGSAAWNEQYSTYIGSHGLDSKLRPVVLGAANMMGSIGIPAAVGTTLMGVFIASFASTTLDTSVRLQRYVVGELAQDFKIGWLKNRWAATSLAVLTAAGLAFANGAGGKGALVLWPLFGSANQLLAALALLVVTLYLRTKGGKKFIFALIPCIFMLIITNWAMVLNEIRFADNGNTLLVIIGGLVFVLALWVTIEAAVVFCRKPAEQKSSASPT; translated from the coding sequence TTGGAAACGCTTATTTTATTAGCAGTCTGCTTTGCCGGGTATATCGTTGCCTACAACACCTACGGCAGATTCCTTGCCCGCAAGATCTTCCGGCTTGACAACAAAAGAGAAGTTCCCAGCAGAAAGATAAACGACGGAATAGACTATGTTCCCTCCAAGCGGGGGATAATCTTCGGCCATCACTATACCTCAATTGCCGGAACAGGCCCTATTGTCGGGCCTGCTATCGGGATCATCTGGGGTTGGCTGCCGGCAGTCTTATGGATCTTGCTCGGCTCGATATTTATGGGTGCAGTTCACGATTTCGGCTCGCTTGTAGTATCAATGCGCAACGAGGGAAGGAGCGTATCGGAGGCCGCAGCAAAATACATCAACAAACGAGTGCGTTTTATATTCTTTGCGGTTGTATTTTTAACCCTGCTGATTGTGATAGCGGTTTTCGGGGTTGTAATTGCGAGCGTATTCACCCTCTTCCCAAACTCTGTGATCCCTGTTTGGCTGCAGATCCCAATTGCAGTGGTTCTCGGGAAGGCGGTTTACAAAATGGGAGCGAATGTGAATATCAGCACAGCCGCAGCGGTTATCGCAATGTATTTGATGATAATTGCAGGTTCGTATTTCCCGATAGAGATTCCGGCTGTAATGGGCATACCCAGCTCAGGGGTTTGGGTGATACTTCTGCTTATTTACGCATGGATAGCTTCCACCCTGCCGGTAACAACGCTTCTCCAGCCCAGAGACTATATCAACGCATGGCAGCTCTTCATCGCCTTAACTCTGCTGATTGCAGGAGCGGTTTTTTCCGGTTTTTCAACAGATTTTGCCATTTCCGCCCCGATGATCAACAAGGACGTGCCTGATACCACACCGGCTCTCTGGCCGTTTATGTTTGTAATCATCGCATGCGGAGCGGTCAGCGGGTTTCATTCACTCGTAGCCTCGGGGACAAGCCCAAAGCAGGTGGAGAAGGAAAGCGATTCGCTGTTTGTTGGATACGGATCGATGCTGTTGGAGGGAGTGCTTGCGCTTCTGGTGATTGTATGTGTATCAGCGGGAATCGGGATGGCCCTGGAGGTTGACGGGCAGATTCTCACCGGCTCAGCGGCATGGAACGAGCAGTATTCAACATATATCGGCTCGCACGGGCTGGACAGCAAGCTGAGGCCGGTTGTATTAGGGGCGGCGAATATGATGGGCTCTATCGGGATCCCCGCTGCCGTTGGAACTACGCTTATGGGCGTCTTTATCGCCTCCTTTGCAAGCACCACGCTGGACACTTCCGTAAGGCTTCAGAGATATGTTGTGGGCGAGCTGGCTCAGGATTTCAAAATTGGATGGCTGAAAAACCGCTGGGCAGCCACGAGCCTTGCAGTGCTCACAGCAGCAGGGCTGGCGTTTGCAAACGGCGCAGGCGGAAAAGGGGCTCTGGTTCTCTGGCCGCTATTCGGAAGCGCAAATCAGCTCCTCGCTGCTCTGGCTCTGCTGGTTGTAACGCTTTATCTGCGAACCAAAGGTGGAAAGAAATTCATCTTTGCCCTGATTCCATGCATCTTTATGCTCATTATCACAAACTGGGCGATGGTGCTCAATGAGATAAGATTCGCTGATAACGGAAACACCCTGCTGGTGATTATAGGCGGGCTGGTTTTCGTGCTTGCGCTCTGGGTAACAATAGAGGCAGCTGTCGTATTCTGCAGAAAACCCGCAGAGCAAAAAAGCAGCGCTTCACCGACATAA
- the rsmH gene encoding 16S rRNA (cytosine(1402)-N(4))-methyltransferase RsmH — protein sequence MTERKKKIAASPMRAKGKTKPGTHRPVLEREVLEKLSPCPGETAADCTLGYGGHARKIMERLGEDGLLFGFDIDSQELEKTKMRLSSVKCRFWGINRNFRFIKETLSEAEISGFDLILADLGVSSMQVDNPKRGISYKADGPLDMRMDTRLELTGEKILREYPEEKLSEIFDKYSDEPDHKQIASLIAGQRKAFPLTNVNELIDLILNAKGYSRNTWQKQNKKNPFGSSHPAARVFQALRIEVNDELGALSDLLKAAPDLLNPGGRIGIISFHQGEDRLVKQALRKGLDEGIYSSISKKAALPAPKEITQNPRSSSAKFRWAVRSK from the coding sequence ATGACCGAGAGAAAGAAGAAAATAGCTGCTTCGCCTATGAGAGCAAAGGGAAAAACAAAACCCGGAACACACAGGCCTGTGCTCGAGAGGGAGGTTCTCGAAAAGCTCTCCCCTTGCCCGGGCGAAACTGCTGCAGACTGCACGCTCGGTTACGGCGGGCATGCAAGAAAAATTATGGAAAGGCTCGGCGAAGACGGGCTGCTTTTCGGATTTGATATAGACAGCCAAGAGCTTGAGAAAACCAAAATGAGGCTCAGCTCGGTGAAGTGCCGGTTCTGGGGGATAAACAGGAATTTCCGGTTCATAAAAGAAACGCTCAGCGAGGCTGAGATCAGCGGGTTTGATTTAATACTTGCGGATTTAGGCGTTTCGAGTATGCAGGTGGATAATCCCAAGAGGGGAATAAGCTACAAAGCAGACGGGCCTCTGGATATGCGTATGGACACACGCCTTGAGCTGACAGGTGAGAAGATTCTTCGGGAATATCCCGAGGAAAAGCTCTCAGAAATATTCGATAAGTACTCCGATGAACCAGATCATAAGCAAATTGCCTCCCTCATTGCAGGCCAGAGGAAGGCCTTCCCGCTTACAAACGTAAACGAACTTATCGATTTAATTCTCAATGCCAAAGGCTATTCGAGAAATACCTGGCAGAAGCAGAATAAAAAAAATCCATTTGGTTCTTCACATCCGGCAGCAAGGGTGTTTCAGGCTCTAAGGATAGAAGTCAATGATGAGCTGGGAGCCCTCAGCGATTTACTTAAAGCCGCACCGGATCTCCTGAATCCGGGCGGACGGATTGGAATAATATCCTTCCATCAGGGAGAAGACCGGCTTGTGAAGCAGGCATTACGCAAAGGCCTGGATGAGGGAATTTATTCGTCTATTTCAAAAAAAGCCGCCTTACCTGCACCTAAGGAGATTACCCAAAACCCCCGCAGCTCTTCTGCTAAATTCAGGTGGGCGGTGAGGAGTAAATAA